The proteins below come from a single Mus musculus strain C57BL/6J chromosome 5, GRCm38.p6 C57BL/6J genomic window:
- the Thoc2l gene encoding cDNA sequence BC005561, with amino-acid sequence MAMTSTTVVVPAEWIKTWEKSGRGEFLRLCRILSESKSRDTFAWRDFQQALYELSYHVIKGTLKPEQASNVLNDISEFREDIPFILADIFCILDIETNCLEEKSKRDHFTQLILACLYLVSDTVLKERLDPETLGSLGLIKQSQQFNQKSVKIKTKLFYKQQKFNLLREENEGYAKLIVELGQDLSGNITSDLILEILKSLIGCFNLDPNRVLDIILEVFECRPEHHDFFISLLEAYMSMCEPHTLCHILGFKFKFYQEPNGETPSSLYRAAAVLLQFNLIDLDDLYVHLLPADSCIVSEYKREIVEAKQIVKKLTMVVLPSEKSDEREKEKKKDDKVEKAPDNQKLGLLEALLIIGDWKHAQSIMDHMPPYYATSHKVIALAICNLIHITIEPIYRRVGVPKGAKGSPVNALQNKKAPKQAESFEDLRRDVFSMFYYLGPHLSHDPILFAKVVRIGKSFMKEFQSDGKQENKEKMEAILSCLLSVTDQVLLPSLSLMDCNACMSEELWGMFKTFPYQHRYRLYGQWKNETYNSHPLLVKVKAYTIDRAKYIMKRLTKENVKPSGRQIGKLSHSNPTILFDYILSQIQKYDNLITPVVDSLKYLTALNYDVLAYCIIEALANPEKERMKHDDTTISNWLQSLASFCGAVFRKYPIDLAGLLQYVANQLKAGKSFDLLILKEVVQKMAGIEVTEEMTMEQLEAMTGGEQLKAEGGYFGQIRNTKKSSQRLKDALLDHDLALPLCLLMAQQRNGVIFQEGGEKHLKLVGKLYDQCHDTLVQFGGFLASNLSTDDYIKRVPSIDVLCNEFHTPHDAAFFLSRPMYAHHISSKYDELKKSEKGSKQQHKVHKYIMSCEMVMAPVHEAVVSLHISKVWDDISPQFYTTFWSLTMYDLAVPHTSYEREVNKLKIQMKAVDDSQEMPLNKKKKEKERCTALQDKLLEEEKKQTEHVQRVLHRLKLEKDNWLLAKSTKNETITKFLQLCIFPRCIFSAIDSVYCAHFVELVHQQKTPNFSTLLCYDRVFSDIIYMVASFTENEASRYGRFLCCMLETVTRWHSDRSTYEKECGNYPGFLTILRATGFDGGNKADQLDYENFRHVVHKWHYKLTKASVHCLETGEYTHIRNILIVLTKILPWYPKVLNLGQALERRVHKICQEEKEKKPDLYALAMVYSGQLKSRKSYMIPENEFHHKDPPPRNTATNLQPSGPCSGLPSSIGSMCKLDESSAEEADKSRERAQCAVKAANKASSVTPKGNLSNGNSGSNSKAVKENDKEKGKEKEKEKKEKTPAVTPEARVLGKDSKEKPKEEQPNKDEKIREAKERMPKSDKDKEKLKKEEKAKDEKFRIIVANVESKSTQEREKEKEPSKERDLAKEMKSKENVKGGEKAPVSGSLKSPISRTDITEPEREKRRKVDSHPSPSHSSTIKDSLVKLKESSAKLYINHIPPLLCKSKEREADKKDLDKSRERSREREKKEEKDRKERKRDYSNNDREAPLDLIKRRKDENGILGVSKHKSESPCESLYPNEKDKEKMKSKSSGKEKGDSFKPEKIDKISSGKKESGHDKEKIEKKEKWDGSGDKEEKKHHKTSDKHR; translated from the coding sequence ATGGCGATGACCTCGACAACTGTAGTGGTTCCTGCAGAGTGGATCAAGACCTGGGAAAAATCTGGGAGAGGCGAGTTTTTGCGTTTGTGCCGGATTCTCAGTGAAAGTAAAAGCCGAGACACTTTTGCTTGGAGAGATTTCCAACAAGCACTCTATGAGTTGTCATACCATGTCATTAAAGGAACTTTAAAGCCCGAACAGGCCTCAAATGTTCTTAATGACATCAGTGAATTTCGAGAAGATATTCCATTTATTCTTGCTGATATATTCTGCATATTAGATATTGAGACGAATTGTctagaagaaaaaagcaaaagagatCATTTTACACAACTGATATTAGCATGTTTATATTTAGTCTCAGACACAGTTCTAAAGGAACGCTTGGATCCAGAAACATTGGGGTCATTGGGCCTTATCAAACAATCGCAGCAGTTCAATCAAAAATCAGTTAAGATCAAAACGAAACTCTTCTATAAACAGCAGAAATTCAATTtgctaagagaagaaaatgaaggttATGCCAAGCTGATTGTTGAATTAGGGCAAGATTTATCTGGAAATATCACTAGTGATTTAATCTTAGAAATTCTCAAATCTTTAATAGGGTGCTTTAATCTAGATCCCAATAGAGTTTTGGATATCATTTTAGAAGTGTTTGAATGCAGGCCAGAACACCATgatttctttatatctttattaGAAGcttatatgagtatgtgtgaacCACACACACTGTGTCATATTCTTGGGTTCAAATTCAAGTTTTACCAGGAGCCAAATGGTGAGACCCCATCTTCCTTGTATAGAGCTGCAGCAGTGCTCCTGCAGTTTAACCTTATCGATTTGGATGATCTCTATGTGCACCTTCTTCCAGCTGATAGCTGCATTGTGAGTGAATACAAACGGGAAATTGTGGAAGCTAAGCAAATTGTTAAAAAACTTACAATGGTTGTATTGCCTTCCGAAAAAAGTGATGaacgagaaaaagaaaagaaaaaagatgataaGGTAGAGAAGGCACCTGACAACCAAAAACTTGGTTTGTTGGAAGCCTTGTTAATTATTGGTGATTGGAAACATGCACAAAGTATTATGGACCATATGCCTCCATACTATGCAACATCACATAAAGTAATAGCCCTTGCTATTTGCAATCTTATACACATAACTATTGAGCCTATTTACCGAAGAGTTGGTGTCCCTAAAGGTGCCAAAGGCTCACCTGTCAATGCTTTACAAAACAAGAAGGCACCAAAGCAAGCAGAGAGCTTTGAAGACTTAAGGAGAGATGTATTCAGTATGTTCTATTACCTTGGTCCTCACCTTTCTCATGATCCCATCTTATTTGCAAAGGTTGTGCGCATAGGCAAGTCATTTATGAAGGAATTTCAGTCTGATgggaaacaagaaaataaagagaaaatggaagctaTTCTTAGTTGTTTGCTTAGCGTTACTGACCAGGTactgcttccttctctttctttaatgGATTGCAATGCGTGCATGTCTGAGGAACTATGGGGAATGTTTAAAACATTTCCTTATCAACATAGATATCGCTTATATGGACAGTGGAAGAATGAGACTTACAACAGCCATCCACTTTTAGTGAAAGTTAAAGCTTATACAATAGATCGAGCCAAATACATCATGAAGCGCCTAACAAAGGAAAATGTGAAGCCTTCAGGAAGACAGATTGGGAAATTGAGCCACAGTAATCCAACCATTTTGTTTGATTATATCTTgtcacaaatacagaagtatgATAACTTAATAACCCCTGTGGTAGACTCATTGAAATACCTCACTGCGTTGAATTACGATGTTTTAGCCTATTGTATCATTGAAGCACTAGCTAatccagaaaaagaaaggatgaaaCATGATGACACAACCATCTCCAACTGGCTTCAGAGTCTGGCTAGTTTCTGTGGTGCAGTTTTTCGTAAATACCCAATTGATCTTGCTGGTCTTCTTCAGTATGTAGCCAATCAGTTAAAGGCAGGCAAAAGTTTTGATCTACTTATATTGAAAGAAGTAGTACAAAAAATGGCAGGAATAGAAGTTACAGAGGAAATGACAATGGAGCAGCTTGAGGCTATGACAGGTGGGGAACAACTGAAAGCTGAAGGTGGATATTTTGGCCAGATTAGAAACACTAAAAAATCCTCTCAGAGATTAAAGGATGCACTACTGGACCATGATCTTGCCCTTCCTCTTTGTTTGCTCATGGCACAGCAAAGGAATGGGGTGATATTTCAGGAAGGCGGAGAGAAACATTTGAAACTTGTGGGAAAGCTATATGACCAGTGTCATGATACCTTGGTACAGTTTGGTGGGTTTTTAGCATCAAATCTAAGCACAGATGATTACATAAAGAGAGTTCCTTCAATTGATGTGCTTTGTAATGAATTTCATACACCCCATGATGCAGCATTTTTTCTGTCTCGGCCAATGTATGCACACCATATTTCATCAAAGTATGATGAACTTAAGAAATCAGAAAAGGGTAGTAAGCAGCAACATAAAGTTCATAAGTACATTATGTCATGTGAGATGGTGATGGCTCCTGTCCATGAAGCAGTGGTCTCGTTACATATCTCCAAAGTCTGGGACGATATCAGCCCTCAGTTCTATACCACATTCTGGTCTCTGACCATGTATGACCTTGCAGTGCCACATACCAGCTATGAACGGGAAGTCAATAAACTGAAGATCCAAATGAAAGCAGTTGATGACAGTCAAGAAATGCctctaaataaaaagaaaaaggagaaagagcgCTGCACTGCCTTGCAGGACAAGCTTCTTGAAGAGGAGAAGAAACAGACGGAGCATGTACAGCGAGTTCTACACAGGCTGAAATTAGAAAAGGACAACTGGCTCTTAGCAAAATCTACTAAAAATGAGACCATCACAAAATTTCTCCAGTTGTGTATATTTCCTCGATGTATTTTTTCAGCAATTGATTCTGTTTACTGTGCTCATTTTGTTGAGTTAGTCCATCAACAGAAGACTCCAAATttttccacacttctttgctATGACCGAGTTTTTTCAGACATAATTTACATGGTTGCTAGCTTTACTGAAAATGAAGCTAGTCGATATGGGAGATTTCTTTGCTGCATGTTAGAGACTGTGACTAGGTGGCACAGCGACAGATCTACCTATGAGAAGGAATGTGGAAACTATCCAGGATTCCTTACTATATTACGAGCAACTGGATTTGATGGTGGAAATAAAGCTGATCAGCTAGATTATGAGAATTTTCGACATGTTGTACATAAATGGCATTACAAACTAACCAAGGCATCGGTACATTGCCTCGAAACAGGTGAATATACACATATCAGGAATATCTTGATTGTACTAACAAAAATACTACCATGGTACCCCAAGGTTTTAAATCTGGGTCAGGCTTTGGAAAGAAGAGTGCATAAAATCtgccaagaagaaaaagaaaagaaaccagatcTATATGCATTAGCAATGGTCTACTCTGGGCAGCTGAAAAGTAGAAAGTCATACATGATACCTGAAAATGAATTTCATCACAAAGACCCTCCTCCAAGAAATACTGCTACCAATCTACAACCAAGTGGGCCTTGTAGTGGGCTGCCTTCATCTATAGGAAGTATGTGTAAATTAGATGAGAGCAGTGCTGAGGAGGCCGACAAATCACGAGAAAGAGCTCAGTGTGCTGTGAAAGCTGCTAATAAAGCTTCCAGTGTCACACCAAAAGGGAATTTAAGCAATGGAAACAGTGGCTCTAACAGCAAAGCTGTTAaggaaaatgacaaagaaaagggcaaagagaaagagaaagaaaaaaaagaaaagaccccaGCTGTTACTCCAGAGGCCAGGGTACTTGGTAAAGACAGTAAAGAAAAACCCAAGGAAGAACAaccaaataaagatgaaaaaataagagaagccaaagaaagaatgcctaaatctgataaagacaaggaaaaattaaagaaggaagaaaaagctaAAGATGAGAAATTCAGGATCATTGTTGCCAATGTAGAATCAAAATCCActcaagaaagggaaaaagagaaagagccctCAAAAGAAAGAGATTTAGCAAAGGAAATGAAGTCAAAAGAGAATGTTAAAGGAGGGGAAAAAGCACCAGTTTCTGGCTCCTTGAAATCACCTATTTCCCGAACAGATATCACAGAACCTGAAAGAGAAAAACGTCGCAAAGTTGATTCCCATCCTTCTCCATCACACTCTTCCACAATAAAGGACAGTCTTGTCAAACTTAAGGAATCTTCAGCAAAGCTCTATATCAACCATATTCCACCACTACTGTGCaagagtaaagagagagaagcagacaaGAAAGATTTGGACAAGTCAAGGGAAAGatccagagaaagagagaaaaaagaggaaaaggacagGAAAGAGCGGAAAAGAGATTATTCAAACAATGACCGAGAGGCACCCTTGGACTTAATCAAGAGGCGGAAAGATGAAAATGGAATATTGGGGGTTTCAAAACACAAAAGTGAAAGTCCCTGTGAGTCTCTTTATCCAAAtgagaaagacaaggaaaaaatgaagtcaaaatcCTCAGGCAAAGAAAAAGGTGATTCATTTAAACCTGAAAAGATAGATAAaatatccagtgggaaaaaggagTCCGGACATGATAAGGAAAagatagagaagaaagagaaatgggatGGTTCTGGagataaggaagagaagaaacatcATAAAACCTCAGACAAGCACAGATAA